One genomic window of Xanthobacter dioxanivorans includes the following:
- a CDS encoding DUF2493 domain-containing protein, giving the protein MASEHDDGFEPHHASSPTDHVLTELQLYGFRPFQDEPDPRPLPEGDAVAGAIADIFDALIATLEDTRLEPDLDDLLWSTVNLFHRATDRIGRELDDNEQAQRRGQREQDGSEVKSVELERLTAEGQTMIERRNAFELMRDQAAEHFERHTGSSWRPRSGSMVNHRAMTSAMIDSRDFLAAKRRAESEVMIPAGPKIAVTGGLDFNDHRLIWAKLDQVHTKHPDMVLMHGGSPKGAERIAARWADHRKVPQIAFKPDWTKHAKAAPFKRNDQMLAVLPIGVMVFPGTGIQDNLADKARKFGIPVWKFGSGGA; this is encoded by the coding sequence ATGGCGAGCGAGCACGACGACGGCTTCGAACCGCACCACGCCTCATCCCCAACCGACCACGTCCTGACCGAACTCCAACTCTACGGCTTTCGTCCCTTTCAGGACGAACCCGATCCGAGGCCACTTCCCGAAGGCGATGCGGTCGCCGGGGCCATCGCCGACATCTTCGACGCCCTGATCGCCACCCTCGAGGACACCCGCCTCGAACCCGACCTCGATGACCTCCTCTGGTCGACCGTCAACCTTTTCCATCGCGCCACCGACCGGATCGGACGCGAACTCGATGACAATGAGCAGGCGCAGCGCCGCGGCCAGCGCGAACAGGACGGCTCGGAGGTGAAGTCGGTAGAACTCGAACGTCTCACCGCCGAAGGACAGACCATGATCGAGCGCCGCAACGCCTTCGAGCTGATGCGCGATCAGGCCGCAGAACACTTCGAGCGCCACACCGGATCATCCTGGCGGCCACGCAGCGGATCGATGGTCAATCACCGCGCCATGACCTCAGCGATGATCGACAGCCGCGATTTCCTCGCCGCCAAGCGCCGGGCCGAGAGCGAGGTGATGATCCCGGCGGGTCCGAAGATCGCGGTTACCGGCGGGCTCGACTTCAACGATCACCGGCTGATCTGGGCCAAGCTCGATCAGGTCCACACCAAGCATCCCGACATGGTGCTGATGCACGGTGGATCGCCGAAGGGCGCCGAACGCATCGCCGCTCGCTGGGCCGACCACCGCAAGGTTCCGCAGATTGCATTCAAGCCCGACTGGACGAAGCACGCCAAGGCCGCGCCGTTCAAACGCAACGATCAGATGCTCGCCGTCCTACCGATCGGCGTGATGGTGTTCCCCGGCACCGGCATCCAGGACAATCTCGCCGACAAGGCGCGTAAGTTCGGCATCCCGGTCTGGAAATTCGGCAGTGGCGGCGCGTGA
- a CDS encoding DUF7146 domain-containing protein has translation MARHDASELAQRLGRQAEAVCRHYLSAGYREGRYWLVGDVRNTPGRSMFVRLKGADSGRGAAGKWTDAATGEHGDLLDVIRESCGLIDFKDVADEARTFLSLPHPEPDPDHQRRPASAPAGSPEAARRLFAMSQPITGTVVKSYLRKRGITALHGTGSLRFHPRCYYRPDEHSPTETWPAMIASVTDLDGRITGVHRTWLSPEGSGKAPIDTPRRAMGDLLGHAVRFGTAHDVIAAGEGIETILSLRMALPGLPMAAALSAAHLSAILFPATLRRLYIARDDDPAGDGARDSLVERAQTAGIEAIVLSPTLGDFNEDLRTLGIGALRAATRQQLAPEDVARFLTLAA, from the coding sequence ATGGCCCGGCATGACGCATCCGAACTGGCACAGCGTCTCGGACGACAGGCCGAGGCCGTGTGCCGGCACTATCTCTCTGCCGGATATCGCGAGGGCCGCTACTGGCTGGTCGGCGACGTCCGCAACACGCCCGGCCGCTCGATGTTCGTCCGCCTGAAGGGGGCCGATTCTGGCAGGGGTGCGGCGGGCAAATGGACCGACGCCGCCACAGGCGAACACGGCGATCTCCTCGATGTCATCCGCGAGAGCTGCGGGCTGATCGACTTCAAGGACGTCGCCGATGAGGCCCGGACCTTCCTGAGCCTGCCGCATCCGGAGCCAGACCCGGACCACCAACGACGCCCGGCATCGGCGCCCGCCGGATCGCCGGAGGCCGCACGACGGCTCTTCGCGATGTCGCAGCCGATTACGGGCACAGTCGTAAAGTCGTATCTACGGAAACGCGGCATCACGGCTTTGCACGGAACCGGATCACTCCGCTTCCATCCGCGCTGCTACTACCGGCCGGATGAACATTCGCCGACCGAGACCTGGCCGGCGATGATCGCGTCCGTCACCGATCTCGACGGCCGGATCACGGGCGTACATCGCACTTGGCTCAGCCCCGAAGGGAGCGGCAAGGCGCCAATCGACACACCGCGGCGGGCAATGGGCGATCTCCTCGGCCATGCGGTCCGGTTCGGCACGGCGCACGATGTGATTGCGGCCGGCGAAGGCATCGAGACGATCCTGTCACTCCGCATGGCCCTACCGGGCCTGCCAATGGCGGCTGCGCTCTCGGCCGCACACCTTTCCGCCATCCTGTTCCCGGCGACCCTTCGCCGACTCTACATCGCCCGCGACGACGATCCGGCCGGTGACGGCGCGCGCGATAGCCTGGTCGAACGGGCGCAGACGGCCGGCATCGAGGCGATTGTGCTGTCGCCGACGCTTGGGGACTTCAACGAGGATCTCCGCACCCTCGGCATCGGCGCGCTGCGGGCAGCGACCCGTCAGCAGCTCGCCCCAGAGGACGTCGCCCGTTTTCTCACCTTGGCGGCATAG
- a CDS encoding strawberry notch family protein, with translation MTHLPGSGAALAPALPLAPAADPSPRIAQAARFLLPHLARGARIDAATLRGAMDAAFGASDASGAWDWKTAYDACEAATVLFLRKFGPAIRAKATSPAAMLPMLAKIAELLPTHTRRSAESEALQQFSTPIPLGLAAATAAAVTATDRVLEPSAGTGLLAVLAELAGGSLMLNELAASRAGLLDCLFPSASVTRFDAAQIHDYLDAGLAPSVVLMNPPFSAMANVSGRMADATYRHIASALARLCDGGRLVAITGASFAPDAPAWAAAFVRLQEHGRVVFSAAVDGSVYAKHGTTIDTRLTVIDKRPADDPTVVAPSAGSAPDAATLLGWVIRDMPARLPVPASTTAQATLRPAVPRTVRGYLARPCSSATAATVLSEPEGFDLAYETLDWQPAEGSRLTDAIYEEYGLQSIRIPGSQAHPTKLVQSAAMASVAPPKPSYRPRLPAPLLADGLLSDAQLETVIYAGEAHGDYLAGSWTVDDTFDVVSAAREDAPNAVRFRRGFMLGDGTGAGKGRQSAGIILDNWMQGRRNAVWISKSDKLIEDAQRDWSALGMERLLVTPLSRFRQGTPIRLPEGVLFTTYATLRSDERGEKVSRVRQIVEWLGSDFDGVIIFDESHAMQNAAGGKGERGDQAASQQGRAGLRLQHALPNARVVYVSATGATTVHNLAYAQRLGLWGGEDFPFSTRSEFVEAIEAGGVAAMEVLARDLRALGLYTARSLSYDGVEYELVEHQLTPEQTRIYDAYAGAFSIIHNNLSAAMEAANITGDKGTLNAQAKSAARSAFESAKQRFFGHLLTSMKTPTLISSIERDLAEGHAAVIQIVSTGEALMERRLAEIPTDEWNDVRVDITPREYVLDYLAHSFPVQLFEPFTDSEGNLSSRPVYRDGQPVESREAVARRDRLIEHLASLAPVPGALDQIVQRFGTDIVAEVTGRSRRIVRKGDRLVVESRAGSANLAETAAFMDDVKRILVFSDAGGTGRSYHAEMSARNRRLRVHYLLEPGWKADAAIQGLGRTNRTNQAQPPLFRPIATDVKAEKRFLSTIARRLDTLGAITRGQRQTGGQGLFRPEDNLESHYARDALRQLYLLLVRGKVEGCSLQMFEDATGLLLMDSNGIKDELPPITTFLNRMLALTIELQGILFTAFEQLLNAKIEGAIASGTYDVGLETLRAESFAVTDRNTIHVHPGTGAETRLLTITQRVRNRPVTLDEAMELLSDRRAMLLVNDRSGRAAVQVPASSLMLDDGEIERRVRLIRPMEQHHASLTMMAESHWVEAERAAFASAWTVEVADVPAFSESTIHVVSGLLLPIWKRLPNESPRVYRLQTNDGERIIGRKVSPTWVAGALAMGAGTLAPDDAFAALIDGKTILDLAEGLQLRRVRVMGTNRIELSGFTDTMRERLSAYGLFHEIISWKLRMFVPTDASGSAVLSKVMERYPVQRIAEREVA, from the coding sequence ATGACGCATCTTCCCGGATCAGGGGCCGCCCTGGCTCCAGCCCTTCCACTCGCGCCCGCGGCCGACCCATCGCCGCGTATCGCCCAAGCGGCGCGTTTCCTCCTGCCCCATCTCGCACGCGGCGCGCGGATCGACGCCGCCACGCTGCGCGGCGCGATGGACGCCGCCTTCGGCGCCTCCGACGCATCCGGCGCCTGGGATTGGAAAACCGCCTATGACGCTTGCGAGGCGGCGACGGTCCTGTTCCTGCGCAAGTTCGGCCCGGCAATCCGCGCCAAGGCCACATCGCCGGCCGCCATGCTGCCGATGCTGGCGAAGATCGCGGAGCTTCTGCCGACCCATACCCGCCGCTCGGCGGAGAGCGAAGCCCTTCAGCAGTTCTCCACCCCGATTCCGCTGGGTCTGGCGGCCGCCACCGCCGCGGCGGTCACCGCGACCGATCGCGTTCTGGAGCCGTCCGCTGGCACGGGTCTGCTCGCCGTCCTCGCCGAATTGGCCGGCGGATCGCTCATGCTGAACGAACTCGCCGCTTCCCGCGCGGGACTGCTCGACTGCCTCTTCCCCTCGGCATCGGTCACCCGGTTCGACGCCGCGCAGATCCATGATTATCTCGACGCCGGCCTCGCGCCGAGCGTGGTGCTGATGAACCCGCCGTTCTCGGCTATGGCGAACGTCTCCGGCCGGATGGCCGACGCCACATACCGCCACATCGCCTCCGCGCTCGCGCGTCTTTGCGACGGTGGCCGACTGGTCGCGATCACGGGCGCCAGCTTCGCGCCCGACGCGCCGGCTTGGGCAGCAGCCTTCGTTCGGCTTCAGGAGCATGGCCGCGTCGTGTTCTCGGCCGCCGTCGATGGCTCGGTCTACGCCAAGCATGGCACGACGATCGACACCCGGCTGACTGTCATCGACAAGCGGCCGGCCGACGATCCCACGGTCGTCGCCCCCTCGGCCGGCAGCGCACCGGACGCCGCCACGCTGCTCGGCTGGGTGATCCGCGATATGCCAGCGCGGTTGCCGGTCCCCGCATCCACGACGGCCCAGGCCACGCTGCGTCCCGCAGTTCCCCGCACCGTGCGCGGCTACCTCGCTCGACCATGCTCGTCGGCGACCGCGGCCACCGTTCTGAGTGAACCCGAGGGCTTCGATCTCGCCTATGAGACCCTCGACTGGCAGCCGGCCGAAGGTTCCCGGCTCACGGATGCGATTTATGAGGAATACGGATTGCAGTCGATCCGTATTCCCGGCTCTCAGGCCCATCCGACGAAGCTGGTTCAGTCCGCTGCGATGGCCTCGGTCGCGCCGCCCAAGCCGAGCTACCGGCCACGCTTGCCGGCGCCGCTTCTCGCCGATGGCCTGCTGTCCGACGCCCAGCTCGAGACGGTGATCTATGCCGGCGAGGCCCACGGCGATTATCTCGCCGGATCGTGGACGGTGGACGACACCTTCGACGTCGTCTCGGCCGCGCGCGAGGATGCCCCGAATGCGGTCCGCTTCCGGCGCGGCTTCATGCTCGGTGACGGCACTGGCGCCGGCAAGGGCCGTCAGAGCGCCGGCATCATTCTCGACAACTGGATGCAGGGCCGCCGCAACGCCGTCTGGATCTCCAAGTCCGACAAGCTGATCGAGGACGCGCAGCGCGACTGGTCCGCGCTCGGCATGGAGCGGCTGCTGGTGACGCCGCTCTCGCGCTTCCGCCAGGGCACGCCGATCCGGCTACCGGAAGGCGTCCTATTCACCACCTATGCCACGCTACGCTCCGACGAGCGTGGCGAGAAGGTTTCGCGCGTCCGTCAGATCGTCGAATGGTTGGGCTCCGACTTCGATGGAGTGATCATTTTCGACGAGAGCCACGCCATGCAGAATGCCGCGGGCGGCAAGGGTGAACGCGGTGACCAGGCCGCATCGCAGCAAGGACGTGCAGGCTTACGCCTTCAGCATGCGCTGCCGAACGCGCGCGTGGTCTACGTCTCCGCCACCGGCGCGACCACGGTCCACAATCTAGCCTATGCGCAGCGCCTCGGCCTCTGGGGCGGCGAGGACTTTCCGTTCTCGACCAGGTCCGAGTTCGTGGAGGCGATCGAGGCCGGCGGCGTGGCGGCCATGGAAGTGCTCGCGCGCGACCTGCGGGCGCTGGGGCTGTATACCGCCCGCTCGCTCTCCTACGACGGCGTCGAATACGAGCTCGTCGAGCACCAGCTCACGCCCGAGCAGACGCGCATCTATGACGCCTATGCCGGGGCGTTCTCCATCATCCACAACAACCTGTCGGCGGCGATGGAGGCCGCCAACATCACGGGCGACAAGGGCACGCTCAATGCGCAGGCCAAATCCGCCGCTCGATCGGCGTTCGAATCCGCCAAGCAGCGTTTCTTCGGTCATCTCCTCACCAGCATGAAGACGCCGACCCTGATCAGCTCCATCGAGCGCGATCTGGCGGAGGGCCATGCCGCCGTCATCCAGATCGTTTCGACGGGCGAAGCGCTGATGGAGCGCCGTCTGGCGGAGATTCCGACCGACGAGTGGAACGACGTGCGCGTCGACATCACTCCGCGGGAATATGTGCTCGACTATCTCGCCCATTCCTTCCCGGTGCAGCTCTTCGAGCCGTTCACGGATTCTGAAGGCAATCTGTCGTCACGCCCGGTCTATCGCGACGGCCAGCCCGTCGAGAGCCGCGAAGCCGTCGCTCGCCGCGACCGCTTGATTGAGCATCTCGCATCGCTGGCGCCGGTTCCGGGCGCACTCGACCAGATCGTCCAGCGCTTCGGCACGGACATCGTCGCCGAGGTCACCGGCCGTTCGCGTCGTATCGTGCGCAAAGGCGACCGGCTCGTCGTCGAGAGTCGCGCGGGATCGGCCAATCTTGCCGAAACCGCCGCCTTCATGGACGACGTGAAGCGAATCCTCGTCTTCTCCGACGCGGGCGGGACCGGCCGCAGCTACCACGCCGAAATGTCCGCCCGAAACCGTCGGCTGCGCGTCCACTATCTGTTGGAGCCGGGTTGGAAGGCCGACGCGGCCATTCAGGGTCTCGGCCGGACCAATCGCACCAACCAGGCGCAGCCCCCGCTCTTCCGCCCGATCGCGACCGACGTGAAGGCCGAGAAGCGCTTCCTCTCCACCATCGCCCGGCGTCTCGACACTTTGGGCGCGATCACGAGGGGCCAGCGCCAGACCGGCGGTCAGGGCCTGTTCCGCCCCGAGGACAATTTGGAAAGCCATTATGCGCGCGATGCGCTGCGGCAGCTCTACCTGCTGCTGGTGCGCGGCAAGGTCGAGGGCTGCTCGCTCCAGATGTTCGAGGACGCGACAGGCCTTTTGCTGATGGACTCGAACGGGATCAAGGACGAGCTGCCGCCGATCACGACGTTCCTCAACCGCATGCTCGCCCTGACGATCGAACTCCAAGGCATCCTCTTCACGGCGTTCGAGCAGCTCCTCAACGCCAAGATCGAGGGTGCCATCGCCAGCGGCACCTACGACGTCGGACTGGAAACGCTGAGGGCGGAGAGCTTCGCCGTCACCGACCGGAACACGATCCACGTTCATCCGGGGACGGGTGCGGAAACCCGTCTGCTGACGATCACGCAGCGGGTTCGCAACCGGCCGGTCACGCTCGACGAGGCGATGGAACTGCTATCCGATCGTCGGGCGATGCTGCTGGTCAACGACCGCTCCGGCCGCGCCGCCGTTCAGGTGCCGGCGTCTTCGCTGATGTTGGATGACGGCGAGATCGAGCGCCGCGTCCGGCTGATTCGGCCGATGGAGCAGCATCACGCCTCGCTGACCATGATGGCGGAAAGCCACTGGGTCGAAGCCGAGCGCGCGGCCTTCGCATCAGCGTGGACTGTCGAGGTCGCCGACGTACCGGCGTTCTCCGAGAGCACCATCCATGTCGTCTCGGGCCTGTTGCTGCCGATCTGGAAGCGCCTGCCAAACGAGTCGCCACGGGTCTACCGGCTCCAGACCAACGACGGTGAGCGCATCATCGGCCGCAAGGTGTCGCCCACCTGGGTCGCTGGCGCGCTGGCAATGGGAGCCGGCACTCTGGCACCGGATGACGCCTTCGCGGCCCTGATCGACGGCAAGACCATCCTCGACCTCGCCGAGGGCCTCCAACTCCGCCGCGTCCGCGTCATGGGCACCAACCGCATCGAACTCTCCGGCTTCACTGATACGATGCGCGAGCGCCTTAGCGCTTACGGCCTCTTCCATGAGATCATCTCCTGGAAGCTCCGCATGTTCGTGCCAACGGACGCGAGTGGTTCGGCCGTGCTTTCGAAGGTCATGGAGCGCTATCCCGTCCAGCGGATCGCCGAGCGGGAGGTTGCGTAA
- a CDS encoding ParB/RepB/Spo0J family partition protein: MATAVQKITLSSSRDIPFNKLVLSQSNVRRVKAGVSIDELAASIARRGLIQSLNVRPVLDAEGQETGMFEVPAGGRRFRALQLLVKQKRLGKTAPVPCVVRDPSTAILAEEDSLAENIERAPLHPLDQFRAFQDMRLKGQSEEDIAAAFFIPVNVVKQRLRLAAVAPSLLDVYAEDGMTLEQLMAFAVSADEARQVQVWESICNSWSKEPYQIRRMLTESTVRASDKRAVFVGLDGYEAAGGSIMRDLFQADDGGWLQDSALLDRLVSEKLKIIADEIAGEGWKWIEVDVSHPYDVARGLRELTGTPVDLTDDERATIEALNAEYAKLEAEYEGADELPDDVDERLGEIETALNAFDQRPAIYDPADLARAGVFISIDTDGSLSIDRGYVRPEDDAQVTIETDGDDAIQGAEGSDPVAPSMQRAVITIGGQSAEAEDDEEETIKPLPERLVMELTAHRTLALRDALANNPHVALTALLHKLVTDTFQRSSTTGGCLEASVRHVFFPVQAADLKDSASAKAVNARQEAWKTDIPQEDQALWDWLDGLDEASRLALLAHCVSYGVNALFEKVDRYGGSGVSQHSLERRLGQADRLARAVRLDMVEVGWTPTVDSYLGRVTKPRILEAVREGVGERAAQLIDHLKKGDMAKEAERLLADSGWLPEPLRLTEVEPATGSVEADGETETLPDFLAGDDEVSADSEDDPAHLVAAE, encoded by the coding sequence ATGGCTACTGCCGTTCAGAAGATCACCCTGTCGTCCTCGCGCGACATTCCCTTCAACAAGCTGGTGCTGAGCCAGTCGAACGTCCGGCGCGTGAAGGCTGGCGTCTCGATCGATGAACTTGCGGCCTCGATCGCCCGCCGCGGCCTCATCCAGAGCCTCAACGTCCGCCCCGTCCTCGACGCCGAGGGCCAGGAGACCGGTATGTTCGAGGTTCCAGCCGGCGGCCGCCGGTTCCGGGCGCTGCAACTTCTGGTGAAGCAGAAGCGCCTGGGCAAGACCGCCCCGGTGCCCTGCGTGGTGCGCGATCCATCGACCGCCATCCTCGCCGAGGAGGATTCGCTCGCCGAGAATATCGAGCGCGCGCCGCTGCATCCCCTCGACCAGTTCCGTGCGTTTCAGGATATGCGCCTGAAGGGCCAGTCCGAGGAGGACATCGCGGCGGCCTTCTTCATCCCCGTCAACGTCGTGAAGCAGCGCTTGCGCCTGGCCGCGGTCGCGCCGTCGCTCCTCGATGTCTATGCCGAGGACGGCATGACGCTGGAGCAGCTCATGGCCTTCGCCGTCTCGGCCGACGAGGCGCGTCAGGTCCAGGTCTGGGAGTCGATCTGCAACTCCTGGTCCAAGGAGCCGTATCAGATCCGCCGGATGCTGACTGAAAGCACCGTCCGCGCCTCCGACAAGCGGGCGGTCTTCGTCGGGCTCGACGGCTATGAGGCCGCCGGCGGCAGCATCATGCGCGATCTGTTCCAGGCCGACGATGGCGGATGGCTGCAGGACTCGGCGCTGCTCGATCGCCTCGTTTCGGAGAAGCTGAAGATCATCGCCGACGAGATCGCGGGCGAAGGCTGGAAATGGATCGAAGTCGATGTCAGCCATCCCTACGATGTCGCGCGCGGACTGCGCGAGCTCACCGGCACGCCGGTTGATCTGACCGACGACGAGCGCGCGACAATCGAGGCCCTCAACGCCGAATACGCCAAGCTGGAGGCGGAATATGAAGGCGCCGACGAGCTTCCTGACGATGTGGACGAGCGGCTTGGCGAGATCGAGACGGCGCTGAACGCCTTCGACCAGCGGCCCGCCATCTATGATCCGGCCGACCTCGCCCGCGCCGGCGTCTTCATCAGCATCGACACCGATGGCTCGCTCTCGATCGATCGCGGTTACGTGCGCCCGGAGGACGATGCGCAGGTGACCATCGAGACCGACGGCGATGACGCCATCCAGGGCGCTGAGGGCTCCGATCCGGTGGCACCGTCGATGCAGCGGGCCGTCATCACCATTGGCGGCCAGTCGGCCGAGGCGGAGGATGACGAGGAGGAGACGATCAAGCCCTTGCCCGAACGGCTCGTGATGGAGCTGACCGCGCATCGCACTTTGGCACTGCGCGACGCGTTGGCGAACAATCCCCATGTCGCCCTGACGGCGCTGCTGCACAAGCTCGTCACCGACACCTTCCAGCGCAGCTCGACCACCGGCGGGTGCCTGGAAGCCAGCGTCCGGCACGTCTTCTTCCCCGTGCAGGCCGCCGACCTGAAGGACAGCGCGTCCGCCAAGGCGGTCAACGCGCGGCAGGAGGCCTGGAAGACCGACATCCCACAGGAGGATCAGGCGCTGTGGGACTGGCTCGATGGACTGGACGAGGCCAGCCGTCTGGCGTTGCTCGCCCATTGCGTCAGCTACGGCGTCAACGCGCTGTTCGAGAAGGTCGACCGCTATGGCGGCTCCGGCGTCTCGCAGCACAGCCTCGAACGCCGGCTCGGTCAGGCCGATCGGCTGGCCCGCGCGGTTCGGCTCGACATGGTGGAGGTCGGCTGGACGCCTACCGTCGATAGCTATCTCGGCCGCGTGACCAAGCCGCGCATCCTCGAAGCCGTGCGCGAAGGGGTTGGCGAGCGGGCCGCGCAGCTCATCGACCATCTGAAGAAGGGCGACATGGCCAAGGAAGCCGAACGGTTGCTGGCCGACAGCGGCTGGCTGCCCGAGCCGCTGCGCCTCACCGAGGTTGAACCGGCCACCGGGTCGGTCGAGGCCGATGGGGAGACCGAGACGCTGCCGGATTTCCTCGCGGGCGATGACGAGGTCTCGGCAGACAGCGAGGACGACCCGGCGCACCTGGTCGCCGCGGAATGA
- a CDS encoding ArdC family protein yields MSRHDRSARSGSDRANLYDEITGKIIAELEAGRVPWVQPWGTASAKAPLAMPRNAATGRGYSGINVLILWGAVIEHGFPGQSWLTFRQALSLGGNVRKGERGTTVVYADRFIPDEEKKRARETGEEAQAIPFLKRFTVFNAAQCDGLPEEVAVIAPPPPPGLIEPRVEALIEATGIDFRIGGNRAFYMPALDYVQVPPPQAYFEPINWHRTALHELGHASGAPHRLSRDLSGSFGSKKYAFEELIAEMNAAFCCASLWIVPTVRHADYIAAWLEVLREDNRAIVRAASQASKAADYILGFLPEDERLVPASAHTDEREAA; encoded by the coding sequence ATGTCCAGACATGACCGCAGCGCTCGTTCCGGCTCCGACCGGGCGAACCTCTATGACGAAATCACTGGCAAGATCATCGCCGAGCTGGAGGCCGGCCGTGTGCCCTGGGTCCAGCCTTGGGGCACTGCGTCGGCGAAGGCGCCGCTCGCGATGCCGAGGAACGCGGCCACTGGCCGAGGCTATTCCGGCATCAATGTGCTGATCCTCTGGGGCGCCGTGATCGAGCACGGCTTCCCCGGCCAGAGCTGGCTCACCTTCAGGCAGGCCCTCAGCCTTGGCGGCAACGTCCGCAAGGGCGAGCGCGGCACCACGGTCGTCTATGCCGACCGCTTCATTCCCGACGAGGAGAAGAAGCGAGCCCGCGAAACCGGCGAGGAAGCCCAGGCCATCCCCTTCCTTAAGCGCTTCACGGTGTTCAACGCCGCGCAGTGTGACGGGCTGCCCGAAGAGGTCGCCGTCATCGCGCCGCCTCCACCGCCTGGTCTGATCGAACCGAGGGTCGAAGCGCTGATCGAGGCCACCGGCATCGACTTCCGGATCGGCGGCAATCGGGCCTTCTACATGCCGGCTCTTGACTATGTGCAGGTGCCGCCGCCGCAGGCCTATTTCGAGCCGATCAACTGGCACAGGACCGCCCTGCATGAGCTCGGGCATGCCAGCGGCGCGCCGCACCGGCTGAGCCGTGATCTCTCGGGCTCCTTCGGCTCGAAGAAATATGCCTTCGAGGAATTGATTGCCGAGATGAACGCCGCCTTTTGCTGCGCCTCGCTCTGGATCGTGCCGACCGTGCGCCATGCCGATTACATTGCCGCCTGGTTGGAGGTGCTGCGCGAAGACAACCGCGCCATCGTGCGCGCCGCCTCTCAAGCAAGCAAAGCGGCGGACTACATTCTCGGCTTTCTGCCCGAGGACGAACGGCTCGTGCCGGCGTCCGCCCACACCGATGAGCGGGAGGCGGCCTGA
- a CDS encoding type IV toxin-antitoxin system AbiEi family antitoxin domain-containing protein, whose amino-acid sequence MTSTTAQRLRALDLLKARGMLRLKEFVAEGIGPETLARLVREKAVVRPARGLYQLPDTQVEAAHVLAEAAVLVPKGVVCLTSALQYHELTLQMPSAVWMAIDRAAWRPKIDYPPIRFVRFTGSALTEGVERHRIESVDVPITDPARTIVDCFRYRTKVGLDVAMEGLREGLRRRRCKPDQLWRYARKARVWSIMRPYVEAMVSDAA is encoded by the coding sequence ATGACATCCACCACCGCCCAGAGACTTCGTGCGCTCGACCTCCTGAAGGCTCGGGGGATGCTGCGGCTGAAGGAATTCGTTGCCGAAGGCATTGGACCGGAGACGCTCGCCCGTCTCGTTCGGGAGAAAGCGGTCGTCCGACCGGCGCGCGGCCTCTATCAGCTCCCGGATACCCAGGTTGAGGCTGCCCATGTGCTTGCCGAAGCCGCTGTTCTGGTCCCAAAGGGCGTGGTCTGCCTGACCTCAGCGCTCCAATACCACGAACTGACGCTGCAGATGCCCTCGGCTGTGTGGATGGCGATCGACCGCGCCGCCTGGCGTCCCAAGATCGATTATCCACCTATCCGGTTCGTGCGCTTTACGGGGTCTGCGCTGACCGAAGGGGTGGAGCGTCACCGCATCGAGAGTGTCGATGTTCCCATCACGGATCCGGCGAGAACAATCGTCGACTGCTTTCGCTACCGGACCAAGGTCGGTCTCGATGTAGCGATGGAGGGACTGCGCGAGGGCCTCCGCCGCCGCCGATGCAAGCCGGATCAGCTCTGGCGTTACGCGCGCAAGGCGCGGGTCTGGTCGATCATGCGCCCTTACGTCGAAGCAATGGTGTCCGATGCCGCGTGA